Proteins encoded in a region of the Isoalcanivorax pacificus W11-5 genome:
- a CDS encoding nuclear transport factor 2 family protein: MITREQAEHFAREWIDAWNSHDLGRILSHYSEDFSMSSPRIVQIADEPSGTLQGKDAVGAYWGKALKLLPNLHFELQDILVGTDSVTLYYHGTSGMAAEVFFFNERHQVCRAYAHYA; the protein is encoded by the coding sequence ATGATTACACGAGAGCAGGCGGAGCATTTTGCCCGCGAATGGATCGATGCCTGGAACAGCCATGACCTGGGGCGCATCCTGTCCCACTACAGCGAGGATTTCAGCATGTCCTCGCCGCGTATCGTGCAGATTGCCGATGAGCCCTCCGGCACCCTGCAGGGCAAGGACGCCGTCGGTGCCTACTGGGGCAAGGCGCTGAAACTGCTGCCCAACCTGCATTTCGAATTGCAGGACATTCTCGTCGGCACCGACAGTGTGACGCTCTATTACCACGGCACCTCCGGCATGGCTGCCGAAGTGTTTTTCTTCAATGAACGGCATCAGGTGTGCCGCGCCTACGCGCATTACGCGTAA
- the mscK gene encoding mechanosensitive channel MscK gives MKPGFSHLLLLLCVFFTFPAHAADTDLPGIADVQRQIDNLGDPQSLDADKAALRDELTQTLQWLNELADNEKRQQQVAERLARAPTETLRISRELSRFTPSDPDALRRDYEARDIDALVAELLSLLERQEQLQEQLSDATSDVSSNQMLPERAQNAIASTLDELEAARSTLIQLNVRDDALDNTATTTRLRAQIAALNSRLELRRIELQANSDLQTLASQQAALLQRRIDDDDTRLGVLQSVLEQKRQVRTRAAIEAASEQIAALPDSPLLRDQLAQNQALAERILTVTAQVNEQLRVNLQLRNQLDKVRQLERSLTEQVAALQGSLLLSRILYQQQRLLPRLDDSGVATPDIAELRLEQFQITDQREALLDTGATANRLLAGTAETDNTDIRAALLSLLNVRKELLQQLDPELSRLLTLSINATTVRAQLDAARRTARDTIQQQLFWMPSSRPLSLSTLRESPGTLAREWRNLLHNSYWQQALERFQALWPVVAFAALVALVLLWRRRSIKTRLKVLHQDVGFLKQDSQQHTPLALWLTLLLTAPLPLVLVTLGLVLRSGDTPGAVLIGAVLMKVSMIVLVFGTLLRLLGKDSVITRHFRWPADNVRLLRRQTLFTALAFLPLGIVIAIGERAPELLADDILGLLVVLVSGPLLAVLLWRLAEHYPSKQKVRLVRYTTVATVALIPLILTVLGAVGYYYTAVQLGGRLVDTFYLLLLWLLIGATVRRGLTLAARRLAYRRALARREEQREQKAAAEAGEQPEVVEEPPMDLELVNTQSLRLANLFLLLAFGVAIYWVWADLIGAMSYLDNVTLWQQTLGEGAQAREVSTSLGDVLFALIFLVVALMMARNLPGLLEVMILSRLALRPGSAYAITSLLAYTLTAVGILVSLGSLGVSWSKLQWLVAALGVGLGFGLQEVFGNFVSGIIILFERPVRIGDLVTIGDLSGTVNRIRIRATTIRDFDNKEIIIPNKSFVTDRLINWSLSDSVTRLVIQVGFAYGSDLELARKVLLQAASENPRVMKTPAPLALFTAFGASSLDHELRLHVHELSDRVPAGDELLRRIDALCRENGLEIAFNQLDVFIKNKVGEEIAIRTQQDGGPAQV, from the coding sequence ATGAAACCAGGCTTTTCGCATCTGCTGTTGCTGCTCTGTGTATTCTTCACTTTCCCCGCCCACGCTGCGGACACCGACCTGCCCGGTATCGCCGATGTCCAGCGCCAGATCGACAACCTCGGCGATCCGCAATCGCTGGATGCGGACAAGGCGGCCCTGCGCGACGAACTGACGCAGACCCTGCAATGGCTCAACGAACTGGCAGACAACGAAAAACGCCAGCAGCAGGTCGCTGAACGGCTGGCCCGCGCGCCGACCGAGACATTGCGCATCAGCCGCGAGCTCAGCCGCTTTACGCCGAGCGATCCGGACGCCTTGCGGCGCGACTATGAAGCCCGCGACATCGACGCCCTGGTGGCAGAATTGCTCAGCCTGCTGGAACGGCAGGAACAGCTGCAGGAACAATTGTCCGACGCCACCAGCGATGTCAGCAGCAACCAGATGCTGCCGGAGCGGGCGCAGAACGCGATTGCCAGCACCCTGGACGAACTGGAAGCAGCCCGCAGCACGCTGATCCAGCTCAACGTGCGTGACGACGCCCTCGACAACACCGCCACCACCACCCGCCTGCGGGCGCAGATTGCGGCACTGAACAGCCGGCTGGAATTGCGCCGCATTGAATTGCAGGCCAATTCCGACCTGCAGACTCTGGCCAGCCAGCAGGCCGCGCTGCTGCAACGCCGCATCGATGACGACGACACCCGCCTGGGCGTCCTGCAATCGGTGCTGGAACAGAAGCGCCAGGTACGCACCCGCGCGGCCATTGAGGCCGCCAGCGAACAGATCGCCGCGCTGCCCGACAGCCCGCTGCTGCGTGACCAGCTCGCACAGAACCAGGCGCTGGCCGAACGGATACTGACCGTCACCGCACAGGTCAACGAGCAACTGCGCGTGAACCTGCAATTGCGCAACCAGCTCGACAAGGTACGGCAACTGGAACGGTCACTGACCGAACAGGTGGCTGCCCTGCAGGGCAGCCTGCTGCTGTCGCGCATCCTCTACCAGCAACAACGCCTGCTGCCACGGCTGGATGACAGTGGTGTGGCCACGCCGGATATCGCCGAGCTGCGTCTGGAACAGTTCCAGATCACCGATCAGCGCGAAGCGCTGCTGGATACCGGCGCCACCGCCAACCGCTTGCTCGCTGGTACTGCCGAGACAGACAACACCGATATCCGCGCCGCCCTGCTGTCGCTGCTGAACGTGCGCAAGGAACTGCTGCAACAGCTTGACCCGGAACTGTCGCGGCTGCTGACCCTGTCGATCAACGCCACCACCGTGCGTGCACAACTGGACGCGGCGCGGCGCACCGCCCGCGACACCATCCAGCAGCAGCTGTTCTGGATGCCCAGCAGCCGGCCGCTGAGCCTGAGCACCTTGCGCGAGTCCCCCGGCACGCTGGCGCGGGAGTGGCGCAATCTGTTGCACAACAGCTACTGGCAGCAGGCACTGGAACGCTTCCAGGCCCTCTGGCCGGTGGTCGCATTCGCCGCGCTGGTGGCACTGGTGCTGCTGTGGCGCCGGCGCAGCATCAAGACACGGCTCAAGGTGTTGCATCAGGACGTCGGTTTTCTGAAACAGGATTCGCAGCAACACACGCCGCTGGCCCTGTGGCTGACCCTGCTGCTTACCGCGCCGCTGCCGCTGGTACTGGTCACCCTGGGCCTGGTACTGCGCAGCGGGGACACCCCCGGCGCGGTGCTGATCGGCGCAGTGCTGATGAAAGTCTCGATGATTGTGCTGGTGTTCGGCACCCTGCTGCGGCTGCTGGGCAAGGACAGCGTGATCACGCGCCACTTCCGCTGGCCCGCCGATAACGTGCGCCTGTTGCGCCGGCAGACCCTGTTCACTGCACTGGCATTCCTGCCGCTGGGCATTGTCATCGCCATTGGCGAGCGTGCCCCGGAACTGCTCGCCGACGACATACTCGGCCTGCTGGTGGTGCTGGTCAGCGGGCCGTTGCTGGCGGTACTGCTGTGGCGGCTGGCCGAGCACTACCCGAGCAAACAGAAGGTGCGCCTGGTGCGCTACACCACCGTGGCCACGGTGGCACTGATACCGCTGATCCTGACTGTGCTCGGCGCGGTGGGGTACTACTACACGGCGGTGCAACTGGGCGGCCGGCTGGTGGATACCTTTTACCTGTTGCTGCTGTGGCTGCTGATCGGTGCCACGGTGCGGCGCGGCCTGACACTGGCGGCACGGCGCCTCGCCTACCGGCGCGCGCTGGCCCGGCGCGAGGAACAGCGCGAGCAGAAGGCAGCCGCCGAAGCCGGGGAGCAACCGGAAGTGGTGGAAGAACCGCCGATGGACCTGGAACTGGTCAATACCCAGTCGCTGCGTCTGGCCAACCTGTTCCTCCTGCTGGCCTTCGGCGTCGCCATCTACTGGGTGTGGGCGGATCTTATTGGCGCCATGTCCTACCTCGACAATGTGACGCTGTGGCAACAGACACTGGGGGAAGGCGCACAAGCGCGCGAGGTGAGCACCAGCCTCGGCGATGTGCTGTTCGCGCTGATCTTCCTGGTGGTCGCACTGATGATGGCGCGCAACCTGCCCGGCCTGCTGGAAGTGATGATCCTGTCGCGGCTGGCGCTGCGCCCCGGCAGCGCCTACGCCATCACCTCGCTGCTGGCCTATACCCTGACCGCCGTCGGCATCCTGGTCTCGCTGGGCTCCCTGGGCGTGTCCTGGTCCAAGCTGCAATGGCTGGTGGCGGCACTCGGTGTCGGCCTGGGTTTTGGCCTGCAGGAAGTGTTCGGGAATTTCGTCTCCGGCATCATCATCCTGTTCGAGCGCCCGGTACGCATCGGCGACCTGGTGACCATCGGCGACCTGTCCGGCACGGTCAACCGGATACGCATCCGCGCCACCACCATCCGCGATTTCGACAACAAGGAAATCATCATCCCGAACAAATCGTTCGTCACCGACCGGCTGATCAACTGGTCACTGAGCGACAGCGTGACACGGCTGGTGATCCAGGTCGGTTTCGCCTACGGCAGCGATCTGGAACTGGCACGCAAGGTGTTGTTGCAGGCCGCCAGCGAGAACCCGCGCGTCATGAAGACACCCGCGCCGCTGGCATTGTTCACGGCCTTCGGTGCCAGCTCACTGGATCACGAACTGCGGCTGCATGTGCATGAACTGAGTGACCGGGTACCGGCCGGCGATGAACTGCTGCGCCGCATTGACGCACTGTGCCGCGAGAACGGGCTGGAGATTGCATTCAATCAGCTGGATGTGTTCATCAAGAACAAGGTGGGCGAGGAGATCGCCATCCGTACACAGCAGGATGGCGGCCCCGCCCAGGTGTGA
- a CDS encoding PA2778 family cysteine peptidase translates to MTTNRKSSLRAALFLPVALLLGACQSLAPLDSHMPAAQQVPDVPFFPQEEYQCGPAALATVLGSAGVRVDDQALVDEVWLPARRGSLAMELVAAARARERLVYPVNTPEALLQQLDAGLPVLVMQNLAFSFYPRWHFAVVTGYRDRGATVLLNTDTREAEPENWNRFVRTWARADYQGWVVTPPGTLPAGARPVALVRALEELAGTAGASATTAYWDAAGERFPNDYLVQFALGNHLWAVGRAQHAIHAWRAATRARPSEFAAWHNLALALAGQGCATDTALAGARQSTHSAERLQQLEQAVADTPARESCL, encoded by the coding sequence ATGACCACGAACAGAAAGAGCAGCCTGCGCGCTGCTCTTTTTTTGCCTGTCGCGTTGCTGCTCGGCGCCTGCCAGAGCCTGGCGCCACTGGACAGCCACATGCCGGCCGCACAGCAGGTGCCGGATGTGCCGTTTTTCCCGCAGGAAGAATATCAGTGCGGCCCGGCGGCGCTGGCCACCGTACTCGGCAGCGCCGGTGTCCGGGTCGATGATCAGGCCCTGGTGGATGAAGTGTGGCTGCCGGCACGTCGTGGCAGCCTGGCGATGGAACTGGTGGCCGCCGCCCGCGCCCGTGAACGCCTGGTGTACCCGGTCAACACGCCGGAGGCGCTGCTGCAGCAACTGGATGCCGGCCTGCCGGTGCTGGTGATGCAGAACCTGGCCTTCTCTTTCTACCCGCGCTGGCACTTTGCAGTGGTGACCGGGTATCGCGACCGGGGCGCCACCGTGCTGCTCAACACCGATACCCGCGAAGCCGAACCGGAGAACTGGAACCGCTTCGTGCGCACCTGGGCACGGGCGGACTACCAGGGCTGGGTCGTGACACCGCCGGGCACACTGCCGGCTGGCGCCCGGCCGGTGGCGCTGGTGCGCGCGCTGGAAGAGCTTGCGGGCACCGCCGGAGCCAGCGCCACCACGGCGTACTGGGACGCGGCGGGGGAACGCTTTCCGAACGACTACCTGGTGCAGTTCGCCCTCGGCAATCACCTCTGGGCGGTGGGCCGTGCGCAGCACGCCATCCACGCCTGGCGCGCGGCCACCCGGGCCCGGCCGTCCGAGTTCGCCGCCTGGCACAACCTGGCGCTGGCCCTGGCCGGCCAGGGCTGTGCCACCGATACCGCACTGGCCGGCGCCCGGCAAAGCACACACAGCGCCGAGCGCCTGCAGCAACTGGAACAGGCCGTCGCCGACACGCCGGCTCGCGAAAGCTGCCTTTAG
- a CDS encoding ABC transporter ATP-binding protein, which translates to MQPIISVNDLTKTYAGGFQALQNINLDIHRGEIFALLGPNGAGKTTLISIICGIVNASSGTVLADGHDIRRDFRAARSKIGLVPQELTTDMFETVWATVNFSRGLFGKPADKALVERILRDLSLWDKRHERIMALSGGMKRRVMIAKALSHEPAILFLDEPTAGVDVELRRDMWEMVRRLRENGVTIILTTHYIEEAEEMADRIGVINKGRIVLVEDKHVLMQQLGKKQLTLHLQQPLAAIPSALAGLPLTLSVDGSELVYTFDTQSEQTGIATLLRRLGEQGIDFLDLKTSQSSLEEIFVSLVHDSRAAQEAH; encoded by the coding sequence GTGCAGCCGATCATCTCGGTCAATGACCTGACCAAGACCTACGCCGGGGGCTTTCAGGCCCTGCAGAACATCAACCTGGACATTCATCGCGGTGAAATCTTTGCCCTGCTCGGCCCCAATGGCGCCGGCAAGACCACGCTGATCAGCATCATTTGCGGCATCGTCAACGCCAGCAGCGGCACGGTGCTGGCGGACGGCCATGACATCCGCCGCGACTTCCGTGCGGCGCGCAGCAAGATCGGCCTGGTGCCGCAGGAACTGACCACCGACATGTTCGAGACCGTCTGGGCCACGGTGAATTTCTCCCGTGGCCTGTTTGGCAAGCCGGCGGACAAGGCGCTGGTGGAACGCATCCTGCGCGACCTGTCGCTGTGGGACAAGCGGCATGAACGCATCATGGCGCTGTCCGGCGGCATGAAGCGCCGGGTGATGATCGCCAAGGCACTGTCGCACGAACCCGCGATCCTGTTCCTGGATGAACCTACCGCCGGTGTCGATGTGGAACTGCGTCGTGACATGTGGGAAATGGTGCGGCGCCTGCGCGAGAACGGCGTGACCATCATCCTCACCACGCACTACATCGAGGAAGCCGAGGAAATGGCCGACCGCATCGGTGTGATCAACAAGGGGCGCATCGTACTGGTCGAGGACAAGCACGTGCTGATGCAGCAGCTCGGCAAGAAGCAGCTCACGCTGCATCTGCAACAGCCGCTGGCGGCGATCCCGTCGGCGCTGGCCGGGTTGCCACTGACGCTGTCGGTGGACGGCAGTGAACTGGTCTATACCTTTGATACCCAGAGCGAACAGACCGGCATTGCCACGCTGTTGCGCAGGCTGGGCGAGCAGGGCATCGATTTTCTTGACCTCAAGACCAGCCAGAGCTCGCTGGAGGAAATCTTCGTCAGCCTGGTGCATGACAGCCGCGCGGCACAGGAGGCCCACTGA
- a CDS encoding PA2779 family protein, whose product MTTSFRSHSRTRSVFVRMLAVLFVTMQTLLVPAAHAAVTGAGQGMIGTAEVLQQESRAENEARIHAALARDDASSTLERFGVAPEQVDERLDRLSDSELASLADQAEDLPAGEGALGVLVFILVLLIILDLLGVTNVFPAI is encoded by the coding sequence ATGACGACCTCTTTCCGATCGCACTCCAGAACACGATCCGTTTTTGTCCGCATGCTGGCCGTCCTGTTTGTCACCATGCAGACACTGCTGGTCCCCGCCGCGCACGCTGCTGTCACAGGGGCCGGCCAGGGCATGATCGGCACAGCGGAAGTCCTGCAACAGGAAAGCCGTGCGGAAAACGAAGCCCGCATCCACGCCGCCCTTGCCCGTGACGATGCCAGCAGCACGCTGGAGCGTTTCGGCGTGGCGCCGGAACAGGTGGATGAACGCCTGGACCGCCTGAGCGACAGCGAACTGGCCAGCCTCGCCGATCAGGCCGAGGACCTGCCGGCCGGTGAAGGCGCACTGGGCGTGCTGGTGTTTATCCTGGTACTGCTGATCATTCTTGATCTGCTGGGTGTCACCAACGTTTTCCCCGCGATCTGA
- a CDS encoding SgcJ/EcaC family oxidoreductase, with protein MLNRPEARIRLASEHTDTQELTQFVLEMEQAFNRKDAERVCRDITRDAVWVDPAGVVLEGWYRIFEARKSLFDGPLRELRARYSIEYIRFPAPDAALVHLVQEPLDEHGQPLSGARACRSLYVMVRRDGRWWLSAVQNTELPTPQALRESA; from the coding sequence ATGTTGAACCGTCCGGAAGCCCGTATCAGGCTGGCCTCTGAACATACCGATACCCAGGAACTGACGCAGTTTGTGCTGGAGATGGAACAGGCGTTCAATCGCAAGGACGCCGAGCGGGTCTGCCGCGACATCACCCGCGATGCAGTCTGGGTAGATCCGGCCGGGGTCGTGCTGGAAGGCTGGTATCGCATCTTTGAGGCACGCAAGAGTCTGTTTGACGGCCCGTTGCGCGAACTGCGTGCCCGCTACAGCATTGAATACATCCGTTTCCCGGCCCCGGATGCGGCGCTTGTGCACCTGGTGCAGGAGCCGTTGGATGAGCATGGCCAGCCGCTCAGCGGTGCACGGGCCTGCCGTAGCCTGTATGTCATGGTGCGGCGGGACGGGCGCTGGTGGCTCTCGGCAGTGCAGAATACCGAATTGCCGACCCCGCAGGCGCTGCGGGAAAGTGCATGA
- a CDS encoding ABC transporter permease, with translation MNRYAIRAIYRFEMARTFRTLMQSIASPVLSTSLYFIVFGSAIGSRMVEIDGIGYGAFIVPGLIMLMLLTESISNASFGIYMPRYAGTIYEVLSAPVSYVEVVIGYVGAAATKSVMLGLLILLTARLFVPFEIQHPVWMVAFLILTAVTFSLFGFIIGIWADGFEKLQIIPLMVVTPLTFLGGTFYSISMLPPLWQKITLFNPVVYLISGFRWSFYGVSDVDVAVSFGMTLAFMLTCVLVIWWIFRTGYRLKQ, from the coding sequence ATGAACCGTTATGCGATCCGCGCCATTTACCGGTTCGAGATGGCCCGCACGTTCCGGACACTGATGCAGAGCATCGCCTCGCCGGTACTGTCCACCTCGCTGTATTTCATCGTGTTCGGTTCCGCCATCGGCTCGCGCATGGTGGAAATTGACGGCATCGGCTACGGCGCCTTTATCGTGCCGGGCCTGATCATGCTGATGCTGCTGACCGAGAGCATTTCCAATGCGTCATTCGGCATCTACATGCCGCGCTACGCGGGCACCATCTATGAGGTGCTGTCAGCGCCGGTATCCTATGTGGAAGTGGTGATCGGCTATGTCGGTGCAGCGGCGACCAAGTCGGTGATGCTGGGATTGCTGATCCTGCTGACGGCGCGGTTATTTGTGCCGTTCGAGATACAGCATCCGGTATGGATGGTGGCGTTCCTGATTCTCACGGCGGTCACCTTCAGCCTGTTCGGTTTCATTATCGGCATCTGGGCCGACGGCTTTGAAAAGCTGCAGATCATCCCGCTGATGGTGGTGACGCCGCTGACCTTCCTGGGGGGCACTTTCTATTCAATCAGCATGCTGCCGCCGCTGTGGCAGAAGATCACGCTGTTCAACCCGGTGGTGTACCTGATCAGCGGCTTTCGCTGGAGTTTCTACGGCGTCTCGGATGTGGATGTGGCGGTCAGCTTCGGCATGACGCTCGCCTTCATGCTGACCTGCGTGCTGGTCATCTGGTGGATTTTCCGCACCGGCTACCGCCTGAAACAATGA